From the genome of Miscanthus floridulus cultivar M001 chromosome 10, ASM1932011v1, whole genome shotgun sequence, one region includes:
- the LOC136489704 gene encoding putative disease resistance protein At3g14460: MDASNSWCSLQELEPLSQLRDLTLYGLEKVQDSRMAEKAMISSKCHLGCLELNYSANRHTIGTGGAEAEQQQQQSVTEEVLEKLCPPTCIQNLTLRGGYVGRRLPDWMCAQASVDFKSLRYLTLENLPCCTQLPDGLCCLPSLELMTIKDAPAIKRIGPQFQASSSVAARGSDASTSAPFRKLRRLYLDGLPEWEEWEWNDCEEHMDVETAIAMPCLERLQIKNCKLSCLPPGLASTKRHTLRELWLYELTNLTHVENIPSVVKLDVFDCPELKRISGLSRLQKMRITCCPKLEVLESVPALDSLRLEDATMDTLPEYLRAVHPRYLEMGCNKKLYESSSSPGSSEWKKISLIRKRSIN, encoded by the coding sequence ATGGATGCAAGCAATAGCTGGTGCAGTTTGCAAGAGCTGGAGCCTCTCTCTCAGCTTAGGGATCTTACATTATATGGCCTAGAGAAGGTGCAGGACAGCCGGATGGCTGAAAAGGCCATGATTAGCAGCAAGTGCCACCTTGGGTGTCTAGAATTGAACTACAGTGCAAATAGACATACTATAGGGACAGGTGGTGCTGAGgcagagcagcagcaacaacagagTGTGACCGAGGAAGTCTTGGAAAAGCTCTGCCCTCCAACCTGCATACAGAATCTTACTTTGAGAGGGGGATACGTTGGTCGCCGGCTACCAGACTGGATGTGTGCTCAAGCATCGGTGGACTTTAAGAGCCTAAGGTATTTGACGCTGGAGAACCTGCCTTGCTGCACCCAGCTCCCTGATGGTCTGTGCTGCCTCCCAAGTTTGGAATTGATGACCATCAAAGATGCGCCAGCCATCAAGCGTATTGGCCCCCAATTCCAAGCGTCATCCTCCGTGGCAGCTAGAGGTTCCGATGCTAGTACATCTGCACCGTTTCGTAAACTGAGACGGCTGTATTTGGATGGGCTACCTGAGTGGGAGGAGTGGGAATGGAACGACTGTGAGGAGCATATGGATGTGGAAACTGCCATAGCCATGCCTTGTCTGGAGAGACTCCAAATCAAAAACTGCAAGCTGAGCTGTCTTCCACCAGGCCTCGCCAGCACCAAGAGGCATACTCTTAGAGAACTATGGCTGTACGAGCTCACCAACCTGACACATGTGGAGAACATCCCTTCAGTTGTGAAACTTGACGTGTTTGACTGCCCTGAGCTGAAGAGGATCAGCGGCCTCTCCAGGTTGCAGAAGATGAGGATCACTTGCTGCCCAAAGCTGGAGGTTCTAGAAAGTGTCCCAGCACTCGACAGCCTTCGACTGGAGGACGCCACCATGGACACGCTTCCGGAATACCTGCGAGCTGTACACCCAAGGTATCTCGAGATGGGTTGCAACAAGAAGTTATATGAATCCTCCTCATCTCCAGGTAGCTCTGAATGGAAGAAGATCAGCCTTATTCGAAAGCGCAGTATCAATTGA